The proteins below come from a single Corynebacterium glyciniphilum AJ 3170 genomic window:
- a CDS encoding DUF3500 domain-containing protein: MTTPDTSLRRRILRRHTAWITATMMATGLVLGGCSSEADTATATSSATSAVSASLSEASTTSGTDAGTADTTSATISDTATAAQAFLDTLSGEQRETVLYDYDDETKTTSWSNFPVTFVERAGLNLTDLSEEQTTAALAVLENLLSDEAYETVSGIMGGDEYLLENSDSTEDSLGQYYIAFFGDPSDSSAFEVQFGGHHLGINATLDGSAGTVTFAPTHLGVQPAVYKDEDGNEVQPFDGIYTDAFAFYDSLTAEQQETLTSGDVSMCAPGDTCDFETGDGLTGADLDDDQRELLLDLIANWSEMADGESNAATRAEIAATLDDTVIAWSGETTYDMSTGDGISFSISGPNVYVAFQAQQGSAGADVDGVTTSGWGHVHTIYRDPTNDYAGSVEQQEASGMSGGPGGGPGGDGDGLGGGPDVL, from the coding sequence ATGACCACGCCCGACACCAGCCTCCGCCGCAGGATCCTGCGGCGCCACACCGCATGGATCACCGCGACCATGATGGCCACCGGACTCGTACTCGGTGGCTGCTCCTCCGAAGCGGACACCGCCACTGCGACCTCGAGTGCGACGTCGGCTGTATCGGCGTCCCTCAGCGAAGCGTCCACCACTTCCGGTACGGACGCCGGTACGGCGGACACTACCTCGGCGACGATCTCCGACACCGCGACTGCCGCGCAGGCGTTCCTCGACACCCTGTCCGGCGAGCAGCGCGAGACCGTGCTCTACGACTATGACGATGAGACGAAGACGACGTCCTGGTCGAACTTCCCCGTCACGTTCGTCGAACGCGCCGGGCTGAACCTCACCGACCTCAGCGAGGAGCAGACGACTGCGGCCCTCGCCGTCCTGGAGAACCTGCTCAGTGACGAGGCGTATGAGACCGTCTCCGGCATCATGGGTGGCGACGAGTACCTGCTGGAGAACAGCGACAGCACCGAGGACTCCCTGGGCCAGTACTACATCGCCTTCTTCGGCGACCCGTCCGACAGCAGTGCCTTCGAAGTGCAGTTCGGTGGCCACCACCTCGGCATCAACGCCACCCTGGACGGTTCGGCCGGCACAGTCACGTTCGCCCCGACCCACCTGGGCGTGCAGCCGGCGGTCTACAAGGACGAGGACGGCAACGAGGTCCAACCGTTCGACGGCATCTACACCGACGCCTTCGCCTTCTACGACAGTCTCACCGCAGAACAGCAGGAGACGCTGACCAGCGGGGACGTGAGCATGTGCGCCCCCGGCGACACCTGCGACTTCGAGACCGGCGACGGCCTCACCGGTGCTGACCTGGACGACGATCAGAGGGAACTGCTGCTCGATCTCATCGCCAACTGGTCCGAGATGGCGGACGGCGAGAGCAACGCCGCCACTCGCGCCGAGATTGCCGCCACCCTCGACGACACCGTGATCGCCTGGTCCGGTGAAACCACCTACGACATGAGCACCGGCGACGGGATCTCGTTCTCGATCTCGGGACCGAACGTCTACGTCGCCTTCCAGGCGCAGCAGGGGTCCGCCGGTGCGGACGTCGACGGGGTGACCACCTCCGGGTGGGGCCACGTCCACACCATCTACCGGGACCCGACCAACGACTACGCGGGCAGTGTCGAACAGCAGGAGGCCAGCGGGATGAGCGGTGGCCCGGGCGGTGGCCCCGGCGGCGACGGTGATGGTCTCGGTGGGGGACCGGACGTCTTGTGA
- a CDS encoding PhzF family phenazine biosynthesis protein — MQIPLIQIDAFAETLFEGNPAAVMPLEAWPSNEVLQSLALENNLSETAFLVPHATGTAPDEEPTQPTYDLRWFTPAIEVALCGHATLAASSYLFEDVHPDADSLRFSTRSGGLTVNRTPEGLLTMDFPAEVPVPTKVDPRIAEALGVEVLEAHRATDLIYMVKDAETVRTLSPDLTFLASLPVRGIAVTAPGDGTEFDVVSRWFGAQAGVPEDPVTGSAHCQLAPLWADRLGTVELTARQMSPRGGTVHVRLRDDRVLLSGRCVRYLEGTVTVAE, encoded by the coding sequence GTGCAGATCCCACTGATACAGATCGACGCGTTCGCCGAGACGTTGTTCGAGGGCAACCCGGCAGCCGTCATGCCCTTGGAGGCATGGCCGTCCAACGAGGTGTTGCAGTCCCTCGCCCTGGAGAACAATCTCTCCGAAACCGCGTTCCTGGTGCCCCACGCAACCGGGACGGCCCCGGACGAGGAGCCCACGCAGCCGACCTACGACCTGCGCTGGTTCACCCCGGCCATCGAGGTCGCCCTGTGCGGCCATGCCACTTTGGCGGCGTCCTCCTACTTGTTCGAGGACGTCCACCCCGACGCCGACTCACTCCGATTCTCTACCCGTAGCGGCGGGCTGACCGTGAACCGGACTCCGGAGGGCCTGCTCACCATGGACTTCCCCGCCGAGGTACCCGTCCCGACGAAGGTGGACCCCCGGATCGCCGAGGCACTCGGCGTCGAGGTTCTGGAGGCGCACCGGGCAACCGACCTGATCTACATGGTGAAGGACGCGGAGACAGTCCGCACCCTGTCCCCCGACCTGACGTTCCTCGCCTCCCTACCGGTACGCGGGATCGCGGTCACCGCCCCGGGGGACGGGACGGAGTTCGACGTCGTTTCCCGGTGGTTCGGCGCGCAGGCCGGTGTGCCCGAGGATCCGGTCACCGGCTCTGCGCACTGCCAGCTCGCTCCCCTCTGGGCAGACCGACTGGGCACGGTGGAGTTGACCGCACGGCAGATGTCGCCGCGCGGAGGAACGGTCCACGTCCGTCTGCGTGACGATCGCGTTCTGCTCTCCGGACGGTGCGTCCGGTACCTGGAGGGCACGGTCACCGTGGCGGAGTGA
- a CDS encoding MFS transporter, protein MAVPLMMLGCFVGAIGGPLADLSLQNVEHANAGSASGLFNTAIDLGMALGTALTGVVFFSVTGGSADGALNREAFTGVLWTVGAASVVIWALMFLIPRRAEE, encoded by the coding sequence ATGGCGGTCCCGCTGATGATGCTGGGCTGTTTTGTCGGTGCGATCGGTGGGCCGCTGGCGGATCTGTCGTTGCAGAACGTGGAGCACGCCAATGCCGGGTCGGCCTCCGGTCTGTTCAATACCGCTATTGATCTGGGCATGGCTCTGGGGACGGCGTTGACCGGTGTGGTGTTCTTCTCGGTCACCGGCGGTTCGGCCGACGGTGCGCTCAACCGGGAGGCGTTCACCGGAGTGTTGTGGACGGTCGGGGCAGCGTCCGTGGTGATCTGGGCGTTGATGTTCCTGATCCCGCGGCGCGCCGAGGAATGA